From Petrotoga sibirica DSM 13575:
AGGATCCCCCATGCCAGCATACTTCATTGCACCTTCACTTGTTTCGATTATCAGGGGGGATTTTTTCTCTATTCCTCCTTCCACAATTGCTTGAAGAAACTCGAGATTGTTAATGTTAAATGCTGCGACAGCATAGTACTCTTTATTTGCTTTTTCTAAAATATCTTTTGTGTTTACATAAGGCATACTTTTGTTTCCTCCTTTTTATTGAAATTTTAATGGCTATTAAGTTGTTTCTTTTTCTTTTAATTGTCTTTCTAATACAGCTTTTTCTAATAGTTCTACAATCTGTTTTGCTTCGTTATCAACTTCTTTTTCATTTAAAATTTGTTTAGGGGAAAGAGGTTTCCCATAATAAGCCTCATTGGAATTATCATCCACTCTGGTATAAGCCCCTTCAACAGAAACTCCAGCGTAGAATCCCTTTGTGATAGAATAAGAATATATGGATGCTTGTAATTTATAATCTATATCTGCAGAAAGTTGTCTACCCAACGGTCCAGCGGAAATACCAATAGAACCTCCTAAGGTAAAATTGTTATCCATAAAACCTTCCATCCCATTTTCATTCATTACAACTAAAATTAATCCCGCGGATTGTACTCCTATTTGTGCTCCCCAGCTTAAACCATATATATTTACAAATGATGGACCGTACCATTTACCTGTCTCGCTATCTTTTCTTAATACAATACCCTCACCATACTGACCGCCGATGATATAGCCTAATTTATAAAATGTGGGAAATATTACAATACCTTCTGCCATTTCTACTAGTTGAATAAAAGCGCCACTATCTGGTTTTGATAATAACTCCTCTACAGCGAAACGTGCTTCTTTAACGGTATTTTCAACAGCCGCAAATAGGCTAAATGAAAACAGTAGGGTAATGAGAGTCAACAAAATACTTTTTTTCATTTTTGTTCACCCCCTAAATTTTAGGTTGTTACATTCTTTTGAATCTCTGAAAATTACTTAGTCTAACAAAATTTTTCGCCTTTTTAGTTCTCTTTTTATGCAATTAAATTGCTCTTCGTTTTCTACTTCAATCCTGTGTAGATGAACTCCATTGTTTATTATTGATAAAGGTTTTGAAGTCTTTAATTTTGCTATAAAGTTTTCTACTTCTTCGATGGTATCTACCTCAATCTTACCACTTAGTTCTCCATAAACAGGATGCTCCACCGTTACATCGATTACTCTACCTCCACAGTTTACAATGGTCTTTAACTCATCTTCGATTTGTTCCACGGTATGTTTAACAGCAATCAATTTAATCAATCTATTGTTCTTATTCATTGAATAACCTTTCGGAGAAGATTGTATATCATAACCTTGGGCTTTCAAAATAGCCATATCTTTTACTATTATTTGCCTTGTTACGCCAAATCTTTCAGCAAGTTGTTGCCCTGGTATTGAATCTTTACTTGTAGAAAGAATGTTAAGTATTTTTTTTAGCCTTTCTTGTTTTCTCAAATCAGAAACTCCCTGATACTTTATTTGAGGTTCTTATAAATATTATAACAAATATTTTAAAAGATTAAATGAACAAAGTATTTACTACTAAATAATAATGGCTATGAGTCCGATAGCAAAACAGTAATATGAAAAATATCTCAGTTTTCCAACTAGTACCGTTTTTTTCAGTAGATACAGACCAAGCAAACCAAACACGAAGGCAAACAATCCTCCTAAAATTACCCAAGGAGAAAAAGTAACCTTGTTTATTTCAAAAATACCTGCCCCAAAGGTTACAGGAAGGCTCATCAAAAAGGAATATTTTAGGGCATCTTCCCTTTTTGTTTTCATTAAAAGAGCACCAAACAATGTTGCACCACTTCTAGATATCCCTGGAAATATTGCAAGGGCTTGCATGAGACCTATAATTAAGGCATCAACATAGGCCATCTCTGTTAAACTCTTTTTACCCTTTAGTGTGTCAGAAATTAGTAAAAAGATGGCAGTCACGATTAAAAAAATCCCAATCAATGTGAGAGAAGAAAAGGCTGATTCGATAGAAGCTTCCAAAGTGAAACCTATAAGAGCAGCTGGAATCGAAGAAATAATTAATTTAAGGAATAAAGAGAGTGATTCTTTTTCCCATTTAAAAAGTCCTCTGATCAAATTGACAACTTCTTTCCAAACGAAGATCAATACTGCAAAAAAGGTGGATAAATGTAGAAGAGCGAAATACGGTACATTTGTATCGATGTCCATGAACGATGAAAATATTGCCAGATGTCCAGAGCTGGATACTGGAAGAAATTCGGTTAGACCTTGTACGATTCCTAATATTATTTCTTTCACTTTTTACCTCCTAAGGTATATTTTTATCTAGTACCTTTAGAAACTCTAAAACCTTCTGTTAGCGCTGGACGTTAAGGGGTAAACCCCTTAAGATCCCCGAACGCATTTGCTTCGCAAATGAGAATATGGAAATTGTTTCTAAAGCAACACATCATTTGCAAAGCAAATGAGGGTTTGGATATTACTTTAAAAGCACTACAAACAATGCTTTTTGCATAGATCAGCAAAAAGCGTTTTGCACAAATCAGCAATAAGTTTTTTGCAAAAGGCTGCAAAAGGTAACCCCCTTAAAAACCCCAAATCAAGGTCAAAATCACTAAAAAAACATCGTTTGCACAATGCGGCAAACTTAAAAAGTTTTTTGCATAAAACGACAAAAGGGCTCCACCCTTTAGCCTGCAGCTTTGTATGATTAAGCTTGCTCTTTCAACTTTTCTTTTAGGTATTCTAATGCCAAGATATATCCATAGAACCCTAATCCAGATATGACCCCATCACACGAGGAAGAGGTAACAGAATTTTGTCTAAAACTTTCCCTTGCCATGATATTTGTAAGATGGACCTCCACTTTTGGCACATTTACAATTTCTAGGGCATCTCTTATCGCATAAGAATAATGGGTATAAGCACCTGGATTGATTATTAAAGCTTCAAAATCCGATTTTTGAATTCTGTCGATGATTTGACCTTCAGAGTTAGATTGAAAAAATCCCACATCTATACTATTATTTTGAGCAAAATGGTTTATCTGATTTTTTAAATCTTCGTAGGTTTCTGTACCATAGATATCTTTAGGGCGTTTCCCTAACATATTCAAGTTAGGACCGTTTATTATTAGAATCAAAAGGTTTCACCTTCCTTTAGCTTGATTTCTTCTATTATAATATTTCCTGGAGCTTTTAAAATCGGCATCTTTATTTTTTGATTTGCTCCTAGTTTTTTATCATTTGATACATAATGATATATGTCTCTTTCTTCTATTTGAATGTTTCTAACTTTTTGAGGGACAAGAGTTTCTAATGTATCTTTTATTTCTAGATAGTCTTTTTCTTGCAGATATTTTTTCTTGTAAAAAAATTCTATTTCTTTTATCAAACCCCATCCTACGGATAAGCCATGTGCGATTCCTGTAGCAGCTTCAAAGGCGTGACCTAAAGTGTGTCCAAGATTTAAACAACTTCTCAGCCCCGTATCTTTGAAGTCTCGTTCCACTATATGGAGTTTTTCTTCAATGGATCTCTTAATAAAAAAAGATAATTTATCTAGATTCCTGTTAAGTATTTCGTGCAAATTCTCTTTAAAAAATTCATAAAATTCACTCCCCGAGATCAATGCCATTTTATAACCTTCGATTAACCCTTCTATGAATGTTTCCTCATCTAAGGATAATAAAGAGAGTGGGTCTATCACAACTTCTTTGGGTAGGTTTATTGTTCCAACAACATTTTTATATTTTTTGAAATCTATTCCATTTTTTCCGCCTATTGAAGCATCGATCTGAGAAAGAAGTGTGGTAGGGTAAAACGAAAAATTCATACCTCTTTTGTAAGTGGAACCAACAAAACCTGTAAAATCGGTTATAGTTCCTCCACCAATCCCAAGAAGAAGATTGTCTCTAGAGACATTGTTTTCAAGGAGGTATTCGTAAGCCTTTATTACAAAAGAAATGTCTTTTGTTTTTTCTCCGTTCGGTAAGACAAGTTTTTTCTTTGGCAGGTATTCTCCATATAGTTCATTGACCTTTTCGCTGGTAAAAACCATTGAATCTGGTGGAAGAAACTTCAGACTTTCTGCATTTATTGATACTTTTTGGAAAGATGAATCTATTTCAAAATGGTTTTTAATATCGTATTGGTAGAGGATTTTAGCAACCGATTCCCATTCAGTCAAATTTGTAATATCAACCGTTTTGAATTGTTCATACAACTCTTTTCTATCTTTGTAGATCTTTATAATATTTTCTTTGTTGTTTGCCAGAAGGGGTCTATTTTCTAAGCTTACACGCTCTTTAAGCTTTTCAGGAGCAACTTTCAGATATATGGCATTTTCTTTTTTCAACATAGCTCTATTTTTAGCGCTTAAGATTATTCCTCCTCCAGTTGATACAACTAGGAATTGAGTGTTTTCAGCTAATTTTTCGAGGATAGCACTTTCCAGTTTTCTGAAGTATTCTTCACCGTATTTTTCAAAGATATCTTTTATTTTTTGATTTTCATTTTTTTCAATTTCATCATCTATGTCGATATGGGGTATGGAAAGTACTTTTGAAATCTTTTTTGCAAGGGTCGTCTTACCTGATCCCATCATTCCTACCAAGAAGATTTTCATTGAATATCACCTTATTTCTTGAAGTATCTATCTTTTATAAGTTCGATGTTGTCGTTTCCAAATCCGTCTATAATTTCTTCCATTAATATAATAGCCAGAGTGCATTCTGTTATTACAGTCGCAGCGGGAATAATAACAGAATCAGATCTTATGTAAGGCGCTTCTTTTGATTCTCTGGTTTCAAGATCAACAGAAGGAAGAGGATTTGCAAGTGTAGAAATAGGTTTGAAGTACGTAGTGACAACTATATTTTCCCCATTTGTTATCCCGGATTCTATGCCACCTGCGTAATTCTTTGTTCTGTGTATAACCCCATCTTCAACTTTGAAAGGATCTTGGAATTCAGATCCGGGTATACTCACATCTTCTTTGCCTATAAAAACTCCTTTCACGGAAGGGATCGACATGAAATATTTTCCTATTTTTGAATCAACTCTGTTCAAAACATCGGCGTAACTTCCCAGTCCAGGTTTCACATTTGTGGCGAATGTTTTTACACTACCTCCCAAGGTGGTTGCTTTTTTTAAAGCATTTTCTTTAATTTCTTCTATCATTTTCACAGAAATATCTTCAAAAGGGCATTGAACTTCTGATTCATTCCTTTTTTGGATGTAGTAGTGGAAATCTTTTTGAATATCTTCAAACCTTTCTTCTTCAACACTAACTTTTCCAATCGATTTTACAAAACTGAATGTGTTTATATCGAAATTTTCAAGAAATTGTTTAGCAACACTCCCTGTCGCGGTGAGTACACTTGTCCAACGCGCACTGTTTCTTTCAGTGTATATATTCAAATCATCTAATCTGTATTTATACCAACATGAATAATCTCCGTGCCCAGGTCTTGGCACATGTCTTTCTTTTTTGATAGGATTTTTTGCTTTGTTGTTTACAATTAAAACCAAAGGGGCGCCTGTTGTTATTCCTTCCCATAATCCGGAAACGATTGTTACTTCATCTTTTTCTAATTTCATCCTGTTTCCACGACCGTATCCCAACTGTCTCCTTCTTAGGTCTGTATTTATTTTTTCTATATCTATTTTTAACCCTGCTGGTATTTCTTCTATTAGTCCAATCATCTGTGGACCATGTGAATCTCCTGCTATCTTTACTTGCATTTTATTCACCTCTAGAAAAAGATTTGAAGGCTTCATCGAATGTTTCTGGTTTATAAATATCCCATATCTTCAAATTTTCAACCGCCTGGTGGTACCAAAAGGTTCGGCCATCTATGCATTTGATATTGTTTTCTTTTGCAATCTTTTGGAGAGGGGTATTATTGTAAACAATATCGTAAATTAAGGATAGATTAGTAAAATCTTTAACTTCTAAATTAAATGATTCTCCGAACATTCCAATAGAAGTGGCGTTTATGAAAGTTTTAGAACTACGGATTAGGCTTTGTAGGTGGTTAAAAGATTCAATTTTTATATCTATTTTTGACATGAAAATCTTTCTTAATTTTTCTGCTTTTTCAACCGTTCGATTTACAAGAAACAACTTTTTTATACCCATTTTGTACAAAGAGTAGATGATGGATTTACTCGCACCACCCGCTCCAACTAATAGGATTGGTTCTTGCAGAACAGATTTTTTTAAAGAGTTATAAAAACCTTTCCAATCCGTATTGTAACCTTTATTGTTGAAAATACAGTTAACGGCATTTATTTCTTTGGCTTCTTCCACAGGTTCGACGTACTTAATCACCTTTTCTTTGAAAGGAACCGTTACATTGAGTCCATCGTAAGATTCAATATATTTGTTAATTTCATCATCAAAATTATCAGGGACTATAACAATATCTTCATATACAGCATCGATATTAGCTTTTTTAAAATATTTATTAAAAACCTTTTTTGATAAACTTTCTTTGGGTGGGTATTCTAATAGTCCAAATTTTTCCATCATTTACTCCTTATTTTCTCAAAAATCTCTGTAAATTCAGGGAAAGATATATTCACGCACTCGAAGTTATTAATTTTTATAGGATTATCTGCTATCAAACCGGCTATAGCAAGTGACATGGCTATTCTATGATCGTTGTAACTTTCACAAGTGCAGTTCCCTCGTATTTTTTGACTTCCAATTATATCAAAACCGTCTTCTTTTTCTAAAACGTCTATGCCCAATTTTTTTAATTCTTTGGTGATTGTCTTTATTCTGTCTGTTTCTTTGTAACGTAATTCTTTTGCATCTTTTATTGATGTTTTTCCGTTTGCTTGGGTAGCAGCTATCGCCAATATAGGGATTTCATCGATAATCGAAGGAATCATCTCACCTTTTATTTCAGTACCTTTTAACGAACTACTTTTTACGAGTAAGTCTCCAACTGGTTCATTGTTTAATGTTTTTTCGTTGATAATCTTTATATCCGCTCCCATCATCTTTAACACGGATAATATACCCGTTCTGGTTGGGTTGGTTCCCACATTTTTTATTAACAGTGTCGAGTTTTTGGTTATAAGGGCTGCAACTATAAAAAAAGATGCAGAAGATATATCACCTGGCACGAAGAACTCCTGTCCTTTGAGCTTGTTAGTAAGACCTTGAATAACAACGGTTGTATCCTTTTGAATAATATCAGCGCCAAAATATTTTAACATTCTTTCCGTATGATCACGAGATCTGGCAGGTTCTATTACTTTAGTTTCTCCTTTTGCATACAAACCCGCCAACAAAATTGCAGATTTAACTTGAGCACTTGCAACAGGCGTTTTATAAACGATAGGAGATATATCTTTTGTTCCCAATATAGTTATGGGAGCAAGCTCACCATTTTTCCTTGCATAAAAACGCCCCCCCATTTTGCTTAATGGATCTATGACTCTTTTCATAGGCCTTCCTCTCAAAGAGTCGTCCCCTGTAATTACACTGTAAAAATTTTGAGCCGATAATACACCCATCATTAAGCGCATTGTTGTACCAGAGTTTTTTGCATTTAGAACGTTCGAAGGTTCAACGAAATTATCCTTTCCGTTTCCTTCTACGATTATCTCGCTTTTGTCAATATGTTTAATATTGGCGCCTATTGAATTTAATATATTTAAAGTGCTTAAGGTATCTTCAGAACTTAAAAAGTTGTGTATTTTTGTCTCGCCTTCAGCAATTGAACCAATTATGAGTGCCCTATGAGATATTGATTTATCACCTGGTAGGGTGATTTCCGCATTTATATTTTCTGTTGGAATTACTTCAAAATTCATCTTTTCCTCCTCTTATTGCTTTTAGAAATTTTAAAAGCTTGTTTTAGCGCCCTTTCACCCCGCTCCCCGCCCATAAGGATAAAAAAGACTTTGTCCCTTTCAACCTGTACCCCACCCATAAGGTTAAAAGGTCTTTGCCATTTGCCCTGTAGCACACCCATTACCCTCAAAATCCAAAATTACTGATTTTGATTAAATCATCTTTTATTTCGTTGTATTTATCTTCGATTAAATTCTTCTTGAAGACCTTTAACTCTTTTTCGAAATTCTCTATTGCGGTGAGTATATTATTTTTATTCTGTTTGAATATGTCGATCCACATTAGGGGATCGCTTTTCGACAGCCTTGTGGTGTCTTTAAAGCCAGTCCCGACTAATTTTAGATAATTTTCATTATCTTCTTTTAAATCCATGAGAGTTTTTACTAGATAATAAGAAATAACCTGTGGCAAATGGCTTGTTACTGATAGAATTTCATCGTGAGTTTTAGCATCTATTATTATTGGAATGGCTTCGATCTTTGTGATCAACCTTTCAAACTTATTAAAATACATCTGGTCACAATTTGCACTTTTTATCAATATATATTTTTTCCCCTTGAATAAATCCGATTTTGCATTTAGGGGACCTGATCTTTCGGATCCTGCCAAAGGATGACCACCTATAAAATTGATCTTTTTGTTTTTAAAACTATCAAATAACCGCATAATTTTAAGTTTAGTACTTCCAACATCAGTTACAACGGTATCTTCTTTTATTAGATCAATTGTATCACGTAAAATTATGTTTATGCTTTCTACTGGGGTTGCAAAAATTATTAAATCTGCTTTTGAAATATCTGATATTTTTGCAGGTTCATCTATAACTCCTAAATTTAAAGCTACTTTTAAATTATCATTATCGATATCGTATCCAATGATATTACTTATTTCTTTAGTTTCTTTAAATGCTAAAGCTAATGAAGTTCCAATTAAACCAGTGCCGATGATTATCGCGGTGTCAAATAACATTAATCGTACCTCCAATAACAATGTAGTTTGTTTGCTAAGCTAAGACTTTGCTATCTATGTCTAATATTGCTTTTATTTGGTCCATTAATTCACTGAATTGCTCAAAATTCAAAGATTGTTTGCCGTCGGAAAGGGCGTTTTGAGGATCCGGATGGACTTCTATTATTAAACCATCTGCACCAGCGGCTACAGCAGCTTTAGATAGAGGAGCGATGTATCTCCAATCTCCACTAGCGTGACTAGGGTCGATTATAATAGGTAAATGGCTGTATCTTTTAATTACGGGTATTGCACTGATGTCCAAGGTATTTCTCGTTTCATCCGTAAATGTCCTAATTCCTCTTTCACACAGTATAACCTGGCTGTTCCCTTCAGAAATGATATATTCGGCTGCCATTAAAAATTCTTTGTACGTAGCAGATAAACCTCTTTTGAGTAAAACTGGTTTATCCAGCTTACCTAATTCTTTTAAAAGTGAAAAATTTTGCATATTTCTGGCACCTATCTGTAAAACATCGGCATATTTTGAAACCAACTCTACCTCTCTGGTATCCATAACTTCTGTAACTATCTTTAAACCAGTTTCTTCTCTTACTTCTTTGAGAATTTTTAACCCTTCTTCTTTTAAGCCTTGGAAAGAATAAGGAGAAGTTCTTGGTTTATAGGCTCCCCCTCTTAGGAATTTAACCCCTTTTTCTTTTAAGAATCGAGCTGTTTCTAAAACCTGTTTTTTGTTTTCAACTGCACAAGGTCCCGCAATTGTTAAAAAATTTTTCCCTCCTATTTTTATTCCTCCTATGTCATAGATTGAATCTTTAGGTTTGAATGTTCTACTCGCTAATTTGAAAGGTTGAGTTATCTCTACAACCCTTTCAACCCCTGGGAAAGTTTCGATATTGTTTAAAATGTATTCCCTGTCACCTTCCCCTACTACTCCAACAATCGTGTGATTTTCACCTTTATCGGGATGAGCTTTAAAGCCTACTTCTTCCACTTTTTCAATAACCTTTCTGACTTCTTCTTCTGTTGCATTTTCTTCCATTACAATCACCACCTGAATTCACCTCCAAATTTTAAAAATATTGTCTTTAGAGATTCTAAAGCTTGTTTTAGCGCCCTTCGCCCCGCTGCCCGCCCGTTAATTTATTTCCCATAGTATTTTAAAAAAAAACAGGTGCCTACTAAAAGAGTAGACACCCATTTTGGAATCTTTGCGGACTATGTTTTTATACGACAAAACAAAGCCACCAAAATGGGTGTCTTGCTAAAATACCAATAGTATTTATTTTTATTTTCGATCGAGATCTTTGTAACCATTTTTGTACTCTCCTCAACTTTCCTTCAAAAATTATTTTATCAGTAAAAAAGATTTTTGTCAACTTAAAAAAGTTTTTTCTTGGTAATTCAAAATTAATGGGTATAAAAGTATACACAGCTGTAAAATAAGATAAATGAATAAGTGCTAAAATTTCTTATGAAATGTGTATTTTAAAAAGCTCATTTATCTAATGAGACGGAGGTGAGTTATCATGTTTTATTCTACACTGTTGTTGTTGATCCCACCATTGATATTGGCTATTTGGGCTCAAAGTAGAGTTAGTAGTGCTTTCAACAAATATTCTCGAGTAAAATCATCAATTGGAGAACCAGGTTATATGTTTGCAAGAAGATTACTTGATTCTGTGGGGTTGTATGACGTTAAAGTCGAAAGAGTAAGTGGTAACTTGACTGATCATTATGATCCTACAAAAAAAATCTTGAGACTTTCTGACTCTACTTATAACAATTCATCTATAGCTGCTTTAGGTGTGGTAGCTCACGAAGCAGGTCACGCCATACAACATGCTAAGGGTTATAAACCTTTAGTTCTAAGGAATCTGGCAGTACCATTGGCAGGTTTTGGTTCCAACATGGCGTGGATTATTTTCTTTGTTGGACTTATTTTTTCTGCCCCTTTCTTACTGAATGCTGGCATTTTCCTGTTTCTTTTCGTGGTTTTGTTTTCAATTATAACGTTGCCGGTTGAGTTCAATGCCAGTAGTAGGGCTTTGAAACTTTTACCCGTTATGGGAATGTCTAAAGAAGAAGTAGTAGGTGCAAAAAAGGTTTTATCAGCCGCTGCATTGACCTAT
This genomic window contains:
- a CDS encoding lipid-binding SYLF domain-containing protein encodes the protein MKKSILLTLITLLFSFSLFAAVENTVKEARFAVEELLSKPDSGAFIQLVEMAEGIVIFPTFYKLGYIIGGQYGEGIVLRKDSETGKWYGPSFVNIYGLSWGAQIGVQSAGLILVVMNENGMEGFMDNNFTLGGSIGISAGPLGRQLSADIDYKLQASIYSYSITKGFYAGVSVEGAYTRVDDNSNEAYYGKPLSPKQILNEKEVDNEAKQIVELLEKAVLERQLKEKETT
- a CDS encoding transcription repressor NadR, yielding MRKQERLKKILNILSTSKDSIPGQQLAERFGVTRQIIVKDMAILKAQGYDIQSSPKGYSMNKNNRLIKLIAVKHTVEQIEDELKTIVNCGGRVIDVTVEHPVYGELSGKIEVDTIEEVENFIAKLKTSKPLSIINNGVHLHRIEVENEEQFNCIKRELKRRKILLD
- a CDS encoding undecaprenyl-diphosphate phosphatase, which codes for MKEIILGIVQGLTEFLPVSSSGHLAIFSSFMDIDTNVPYFALLHLSTFFAVLIFVWKEVVNLIRGLFKWEKESLSLFLKLIISSIPAALIGFTLEASIESAFSSLTLIGIFLIVTAIFLLISDTLKGKKSLTEMAYVDALIIGLMQALAIFPGISRSGATLFGALLMKTKREDALKYSFLMSLPVTFGAGIFEINKVTFSPWVILGGLFAFVFGLLGLYLLKKTVLVGKLRYFSYYCFAIGLIAIII
- the aroQ gene encoding type II 3-dehydroquinate dehydratase, which gives rise to MILIINGPNLNMLGKRPKDIYGTETYEDLKNQINHFAQNNSIDVGFFQSNSEGQIIDRIQKSDFEALIINPGAYTHYSYAIRDALEIVNVPKVEVHLTNIMARESFRQNSVTSSSCDGVISGLGFYGYILALEYLKEKLKEQA
- the aroB gene encoding bifunctional shikimate kinase AroK/3-dehydroquinate synthase AroB; amino-acid sequence: MKIFLVGMMGSGKTTLAKKISKVLSIPHIDIDDEIEKNENQKIKDIFEKYGEEYFRKLESAILEKLAENTQFLVVSTGGGIILSAKNRAMLKKENAIYLKVAPEKLKERVSLENRPLLANNKENIIKIYKDRKELYEQFKTVDITNLTEWESVAKILYQYDIKNHFEIDSSFQKVSINAESLKFLPPDSMVFTSEKVNELYGEYLPKKKLVLPNGEKTKDISFVIKAYEYLLENNVSRDNLLLGIGGGTITDFTGFVGSTYKRGMNFSFYPTTLLSQIDASIGGKNGIDFKKYKNVVGTINLPKEVVIDPLSLLSLDEETFIEGLIEGYKMALISGSEFYEFFKENLHEILNRNLDKLSFFIKRSIEEKLHIVERDFKDTGLRSCLNLGHTLGHAFEAATGIAHGLSVGWGLIKEIEFFYKKKYLQEKDYLEIKDTLETLVPQKVRNIQIEERDIYHYVSNDKKLGANQKIKMPILKAPGNIIIEEIKLKEGETF
- the aroC gene encoding chorismate synthase, with amino-acid sequence MQVKIAGDSHGPQMIGLIEEIPAGLKIDIEKINTDLRRRQLGYGRGNRMKLEKDEVTIVSGLWEGITTGAPLVLIVNNKAKNPIKKERHVPRPGHGDYSCWYKYRLDDLNIYTERNSARWTSVLTATGSVAKQFLENFDINTFSFVKSIGKVSVEEERFEDIQKDFHYYIQKRNESEVQCPFEDISVKMIEEIKENALKKATTLGGSVKTFATNVKPGLGSYADVLNRVDSKIGKYFMSIPSVKGVFIGKEDVSIPGSEFQDPFKVEDGVIHRTKNYAGGIESGITNGENIVVTTYFKPISTLANPLPSVDLETRESKEAPYIRSDSVIIPAATVITECTLAIILMEEIIDGFGNDNIELIKDRYFKK
- a CDS encoding shikimate dehydrogenase family protein, with protein sequence MMEKFGLLEYPPKESLSKKVFNKYFKKANIDAVYEDIVIVPDNFDDEINKYIESYDGLNVTVPFKEKVIKYVEPVEEAKEINAVNCIFNNKGYNTDWKGFYNSLKKSVLQEPILLVGAGGASKSIIYSLYKMGIKKLFLVNRTVEKAEKLRKIFMSKIDIKIESFNHLQSLIRSSKTFINATSIGMFGESFNLEVKDFTNLSLIYDIVYNNTPLQKIAKENNIKCIDGRTFWYHQAVENLKIWDIYKPETFDEAFKSFSRGE
- the aroA gene encoding 3-phosphoshikimate 1-carboxyvinyltransferase, translated to MNFEVIPTENINAEITLPGDKSISHRALIIGSIAEGETKIHNFLSSEDTLSTLNILNSIGANIKHIDKSEIIVEGNGKDNFVEPSNVLNAKNSGTTMRLMMGVLSAQNFYSVITGDDSLRGRPMKRVIDPLSKMGGRFYARKNGELAPITILGTKDISPIVYKTPVASAQVKSAILLAGLYAKGETKVIEPARSRDHTERMLKYFGADIIQKDTTVVIQGLTNKLKGQEFFVPGDISSASFFIVAALITKNSTLLIKNVGTNPTRTGILSVLKMMGADIKIINEKTLNNEPVGDLLVKSSSLKGTEIKGEMIPSIIDEIPILAIAATQANGKTSIKDAKELRYKETDRIKTITKELKKLGIDVLEKEDGFDIIGSQKIRGNCTCESYNDHRIAMSLAIAGLIADNPIKINNFECVNISFPEFTEIFEKIRSK
- a CDS encoding prephenate dehydrogenase — translated: MLFDTAIIIGTGLIGTSLALAFKETKEISNIIGYDIDNDNLKVALNLGVIDEPAKISDISKADLIIFATPVESINIILRDTIDLIKEDTVVTDVGSTKLKIMRLFDSFKNKKINFIGGHPLAGSERSGPLNAKSDLFKGKKYILIKSANCDQMYFNKFERLITKIEAIPIIIDAKTHDEILSVTSHLPQVISYYLVKTLMDLKEDNENYLKLVGTGFKDTTRLSKSDPLMWIDIFKQNKNNILTAIENFEKELKVFKKNLIEDKYNEIKDDLIKISNFGF
- the aroF gene encoding 3-deoxy-7-phosphoheptulonate synthase encodes the protein MVIVMEENATEEEVRKVIEKVEEVGFKAHPDKGENHTIVGVVGEGDREYILNNIETFPGVERVVEITQPFKLASRTFKPKDSIYDIGGIKIGGKNFLTIAGPCAVENKKQVLETARFLKEKGVKFLRGGAYKPRTSPYSFQGLKEEGLKILKEVREETGLKIVTEVMDTREVELVSKYADVLQIGARNMQNFSLLKELGKLDKPVLLKRGLSATYKEFLMAAEYIISEGNSQVILCERGIRTFTDETRNTLDISAIPVIKRYSHLPIIIDPSHASGDWRYIAPLSKAAVAAGADGLIIEVHPDPQNALSDGKQSLNFEQFSELMDQIKAILDIDSKVLA
- a CDS encoding zinc metallopeptidase, producing the protein MFYSTLLLLIPPLILAIWAQSRVSSAFNKYSRVKSSIGEPGYMFARRLLDSVGLYDVKVERVSGNLTDHYDPTKKILRLSDSTYNNSSIAALGVVAHEAGHAIQHAKGYKPLVLRNLAVPLAGFGSNMAWIIFFVGLIFSAPFLLNAGIFLFLFVVLFSIITLPVEFNASSRALKLLPVMGMSKEEVVGAKKVLSAAALTYVAAALMAIAQLLRMLALASSRN